Part of the Scyliorhinus torazame isolate Kashiwa2021f chromosome 8, sScyTor2.1, whole genome shotgun sequence genome, GGATCAGGTGAAGCAGGGgagagaaggaggttaaagagaaatCGGTGTCACTACGATTTCAGTAAAAGGAATGTTCATTTTTTCATATCTCACTTCAAGTGCAAAGTAGAATTTTTAAGTAGTGGAGCTATTGCGATATGCAATCTGCTGCTCGGAAATGACGGTGGAAGCGGATTTAATTCAAGTTTCCAGAAATTAATTGGATAAATACTTCAGTGACAAATGAAGGAAAAAAAGCGTTTGCAGGGCCACCAGGAGAGCAGGGACAGAATGGGGCTATTTTGCACAGTTCTATCCAAGAGCTGCCACAGGCAAGATGGGCTGCATGGCCAACTTTGCCATCGTTTGATTCTCCGAGACATATTATTCCACAATGTTGGTTTTCTTGAGGCAGCTAACCCCAGGATGAAGTGTTAGACCCCTCTACGGTAATAAACTCAATGAGGAATATAGGAGAAAACGTCTTAAAGcagaatggtgagaatgtgaaactttCTACCACAGGTAAAACGCACAGattcatttaaggggaagctagaaggACAAAACGATGTGCTGATATAGGGCCCAATGAAGTAAATAGAGTGGTAAACACTGGCACGTAGCTGTTTGGCCGATTGGcaactttctgtgctgtaattactATAGAAATGAGGTGCTTACAGGATCGACACTGGGTGGAATCATTCAACAGGGTGGGTAAGAACAAACGGGGCTTTCCCTGTGGAGACTGGCGCAGATACATCAAACCAAAATGGAGTTGATCCTCATTGTGTACAGGCTACAAACATTTGCCATGATCAAAAGAAATCGATTTAGACTAAAAAGTGAAGCGGCGACGCAAGCCCTGAACTTTAAAAACCCCCGGCAAAACATTTCTCCcatggaaagctttgttcagaTTTTTCAGACATAGTTCAGAACTCCTGCTGTAGCCATAATCACATTACCCAGTGGGGTTGCATGTCACACAAGGTGTCACGTTAAGGCCAGGGTGGAGTACGATGCAGCTGGCAGGGAAACAACCTACAGCATTACGGCAATGACGCACACCTACCTCAATAAGGCTTTGGGGATTTTTCTTTCCCCCGCCCTTGGCCTCCGTATCTCCACCTGCTGGAAGTACCAAGAGGCAAGGATAGAGAGAGAGTAGTGAGGGTTGGCTGAGATAATACCAGAAGTGAAAGATTATTACATAGGCAAGGGTGCAAGATGCTTCCACCACAATGTTGGGAGGAGGTCAGTAACTGCAGCGTTGCTGGACTATTAGCTGCAAGGGGTGGAGCAGAATTTTGTAAAGCGTGCACATGCGAACGGACATGTAAATAATTAACTGTGAAGGACTCTCAATCAAAATTCTTCACTTTAGAAAAGTATTTCCTTTATCACAACGTTGTGACGTGTTGGTACAAAAATAGCATATTTCACAAGTACTCCACACTTTCAGAAGAGCCTCAAACCCGTTTCCCTTCCTTCTTCAGCTGGAGCTGTGACACACTTGGAGAGAGTGCTCCCGCATGGCACAGAGTGACTGTGGCAGATTAACCCCACACTTGTCCTGGCACCCTGAAGACCCTGCTGCTCAGCAAAGTACACAAGTAAGATTAAGGAGTCTGGTGGAATGCTCCCCACTTCCCCGGATGCGTGCAGTTGCAAGAGCCACTCAAGTGGACAAAGCACCTCCATTGATTGATTGGCAGCAGTTGAACACCTCACCATGTCTGCATCCctacaaggtgcagtgcagcaactCGCCACGGCACAGGGAAACACCACCGTCTAAAACATCCCTTCCCAATCTGATACACCGTCCCCGCTTGGGACTATATCACACCATTCCATCCTCCTTCAGTTTAAATCCTCTGGAACTTCTACCCAAACAACTCAGTACCTACACCgcgtggactgcagcagctcaaggaggtggctcaccaccaccggcTCATAGGGCAATCAGGGGTGGACAGAAAATGCCAATCTTCCCAGCGACGGTCACACCACAAGAATTCATTTTTAGAAATGTCTGAACGCGAGTGAACTTCCCGAAAAACACAGTGGATAATTTACTAAATATTTACCCATTGCTATGATTTTCTAACCCGTATGTACACCAAGGAGAAAAAAAGATCTTCAAACAAGGTTCAATTCATCAAGACAATTTGCTTCATgtataaaattttaaaaatatatatatatatataaatatatatttaataAATTTATTCCACCTTCGCATTTTGGCttttggcactgtttaaataaataaaACAACAAAAGTACAAACATTACTTTTAAATAAACAAACCTTCCTTCAGGTAGAAGCACTGATTTatttccctccaaccccccccccccccccccaaccgccccccggCCGTTTGGGTGACAAGAGATTCCTCTCAGAACTTCCATCACATGGTCAGTACCTTCATCGTCCAACTCATCGTCCGGCTATTTACAGGACATTTTTTTAAATCCATTGTCTTATATGGTCAATCCTCCCCTCTCCTGAAGGCATCCACATCGAGGATCGACCGTCCACGTCTGTACCTCTCTGAAGGCCGCTCATTCATTGACCGCCAGTTTAAGGAGAGTGTTACCAGGTCAAGGTCAGTGTTGTCTTGGCCCAATATCCAATACCTAGTGCAGGGGAGCAGTCAAGAGGCAGGAACTTGGCCTGCATTTTCCCACCGTCTGTCCCTGCGACACTCGAGCCAATTCTACCGGAAAGCCTTGATCGGGGTCAAGCACAGAAAGAGCATAGGATGTGGGGGAAAAcgcacaaagtacccccccccccccccccccccccctccccccaccaaaaggTCCACCGGGCTTTGATGGAAATGAGTCAGGTTGGGGGAAGAGAGTCGTCAACTAAGCAGGAAAGGAACATGAAACGGTGCAAATTGCAAAATAAACGACGCTTCAAATATTTCAACAAGCAGCGACATTGGTGACCATCTCAATTAATGTGCAATGCAGTCCAAGTATTAATCAGACCCAGCTGATTCACAATCAGAAAAAGGAACACATGACTCCAAAGTGCTGAAAGAGCAAAGCTCCCAAAATTAACAATGGCCAACTTCATGGAATGATTTAACAGAAGACAGGGGTGGTTGATCTGGAGAGAATGGTAATTGTGTTAGTGCTAACTGCTCATTCACCAACCTCTGATCCAGACCATAACACAAAAATAATAGTTTTTCAATCCTTTAGGATTGTGCTCAATGTcggagagggggggttggtggaAAAAGGAATCCGTTAGTTGAAGTTGACTTTCTGGAAATGTCGATTGGGAATTTCTAGGGCACTGACCTGCAGGGGCCAAGAGCCTCCCATGATCCCTGCCTGTATGGCAACGCCAATTACTACTGCCAGGTCAGGATCCACTGAGGTGTTTGGCTCCTTGCCAAAGAACTCACGGATAACCTGGCGTATCCGCGGGATGCGGGTGGAGCCGCCGACGAGCACGATCTCGTCCACCTCGTACCGGCCCAGGTGACCACGGGACAGCACGTCCTCCACGGGCTGCAGAATCTTATCAAACAGGTCCCGGTTCAACCCCTCAAACAGATCCCTGGTCACCGTCTCTTCAAACAGAACAGTGCTGCCTCCGCCGCTGTCCTCGCCTCCTCCTTCACTGGAGTGCCTGGGGTCCGTAAGTGACAGTGGCACCCTGATTTGCACAGAGTCATAGAGGGTCAGGTTCAGTTTGGCCACCTCGACGGCCTGGCGTAGGTGGTGCACGTCCTGCTTCTGGGTTGGTAGTGTTCTATACCGCCGGTAGATCTGTTTAAACAGGAACTGCAGCAACCGCTGGTTAAAATCCTGGCCGCCCAACTGGTTATTACCTGCACAAATAAATAAATTGAACAGATTAGAACCTTACAGCCTAgagcgaggccattcagccctctttGTCTCTCTGCTGACATTTTGAAAGAGTTCTACAATTAGTGGCACTCCTCTCACTGCCCTTTATCCATACTATTCAGAAATaaaaagctttactctgtatttaactccgtgccaacctgttctgggagtgtttaatggggacagtgtagagggagctttactctgcatctaaccccgtgctgtacctgtcctgtgagtgtttgatggggacagtgtagagggagctttactctgtatctagccccgtgctgtacctgtcctgggagtgcttgatggggacagtatagagggagctttactctgtatctaaccccgtgctgtacctgtcctgggagtgcttgatggggacagtatagagggagctttactctgtatctaaccccgtgctgtacctgtcctgggagtgtttgatggggagagtatagagggagctttactctgtatctaaccccgtgctgtgcctttcattttcatttcatttcatttcctgggagtgtttgatggggacatttgggggctggtttagctgcgTTGGTTGGTcagctggtttgtgttgcagaatgaggccaacagcatgggttcaattcctgtaccagctgaggttattcatgaaggccttgcgttctcaaccttggcccttgcccgaggtgtggtgatcctcaggttaaatccctcaaaggtcatctgggactatagcgtCTTTACTTTaccatttgatggggacagtgtaccgggagctttattctgcatccactcctgtgctgtacctatcctagcATTTCCTTTTGTGGACTTTTTTTTTTTGCATGTGCACCGGTCCCtttaggtagcagagcaggtggatgtagtggtcaagaaggcagatggTTTACTTGACTTTATTAGCCgagacatagagtttaagagcagggaggttacgctGGAACGGTATAAAGCGATTGTTAAGTCAcaattattgtgtgcagttctggaatccacatgatAGTGGGTATGTTATACCACTGgaaagagtacagaggagatttaccaggatgttgcctgggctgaagagATTTAGCTATGATAGGAAAGTGGATAAATTGGGGCGTTTTCCTTGGAGCTGAGGAggacatgattgaaatgtataaaattatgaggggcatggatagaatagacaggaagaaacgtttccccttggtggagggatcgatgagcagggggcagagatttaaggtaaggggcaggaggtttagaggagatgcgaggaaatcatttttacccagagggtggtgggagtctggaactcgctgcctgaaagaccggaggaggcagagaccctcataacatttgagatttagatgtgcacttgcgatgctaaggcatgcaaggctatgggccaagtgctggaaaatgggattaaaatagttagGTGCCTGTTTTTGACCGACGCAGACACGATGGACGAAGGGCCTTTTCCGCGCTGTAAACCTCTATGCCTCCAATCTGAGGCCATGGGTCACATCAATCCAGAGTTACGTTTCTCAGTCCTCTTCGAAgctgagcccagtactctgtttcTGTATTTGTGGACGTGACCTGTTTAACCTTTAGAGATTTTATTAAGTATTTGTCCTTACTTGGTAGATAATTTTAAATCAGAAGAAGATGCACGTTACAAAGTGGCCACGCTTTAAAACAGCTTCAATTGGCTGAACAGTGCTTGATACATTCGGTAGACGTACAAGGTTATCCCTTAGTTGTAGCTGAAATAGATATAGGAAATTTGCAGTGGCATTTTAACCAGTGTAACACAAATGGGGAGTCGGGGACATGGAGATAGTGTAGAAATGTACAGCAGAAGACCATACTCGAGCTTACTGAATGCCAGAGCAGGGTtgaaggactgaatggtctcctccacCTCCCATTTATGTTCGTTTTAAATTGCCCTGGCCAGCAGAACAAAGTTTCTCTCCATTAACCCTTAAATCAAATCAAGTCACCCTTTAATCTTTTATAAGGAAGGGCAGACAAATCTCGCCTCATAATCTTACACTTTGAACCTGGGTAACATTCTGCTGCATCTACACCATAGCCCTTTCAAGGCCACACATCCTTTGTAGgaagagagtgtcagcactgagaaaCATATACtggccggtagcacagtggttagcactgttgcatcacagcgccagggtcccaggttcgaatcccggcttgggtcactatctgtgcggagtctgcacattctccccgtatctgtgtgggtttcctccgggtgctccggtttcatcccacaagtcctgaaagacgtgcttgttaggtgaattggacattctcaattctccctcagtgtacccgatcaggcgccggaatggggcgactcggggattttcacagtaacttgaatgcactgttaatgtgagcctacttgtggcactaataaagattattgtactgAGATCCCTTTACCTGCCATTGCTCGGGTCAAGAACATTCCTCCTTGTTTGTTCAGCAGGGATACATCCAAGGTTCCGCCCCCCAAGTCCACcaccagcacattaaaaacatccaCCTTGTGCAGTCCGTAGGCCATTGCTGCTGCTGTTGGTTCATTGATCACTCGCAGAATGTCCAATCCTGCAACACAAACAGTCAGTCTCACTAAACCGGTTGACAGCCCTTGCGGCATGATTCGTGGCTGGGGTGGTGCTCGCTTACCGGAGGTAGAAAATTATAAAGCATCTACATGCACGTGCACACAGGACATTTTCAAAATGGAGATCTCacaggactgagggatacggggaggcggcgggACTGAGGGCTACGGGGAGGCggcgggactgagggatacggggaggcgacgggactgagggatacggggaggcggcgggactgagggatacggggaggcgacgggactgagggatacggggaggcggcgggactgagggatacggggaggcgacgggactgagggatacggggaggcggcgggactgagggatacggggaggcggcgggactgagggatacggggaggcggcgggactgagggatacggggaggtggcgggactgagggatacggggaggcggcgggactgagggatacggggaggaggcgggacggagggatacggggaggaggcgggacggagggatacggggaggcggcgggactgagggatacggggaggcggcgggactgagggatacggggaggcggcgggactgagggatacggggaggcgacgggactgagggatacggggaggaggtgggactgagggatacggggaggaggcgggactgagggatacggggaggcgacgggactgagggatacggggaggcgacgggactgagggatacCGGGTGGCGGCGGGACTGAGGGATACcgggaggaggcgggactgagggataccgggaggaggcgggactgagggatacggggaggaggcgggactgagggatacggggaggaggcgggactgagggatacggggaggaggcgggactgagggatacggggaggcgacgggactgagggatacggggaggcgacgGGACTGAGGATACGGGgaggcgacgggactgagggatacggggaggcgacgGGGCGGCGGGACTGAGGGATGCCGCGAggaggtgggactgagggatacggggagtcgacgggactgagggatatggggaggcgacggaactgagggatacggggaggaggtggggctgagggatacggggaggaggtgggactgatggatacggggaggcgacgggactgagggatacggggaggcgatgggactgagggatacggggaggcggcgggactgagggatacc contains:
- the hspa13 gene encoding heat shock 70 kDa protein 13; translation: MAGAMAILGSSILALLLAGYLAQQYLPPPKPKVIGVDLGTTYCSVGVFQPGTGNVEVIADKAGRKSLPSVVLFTDQGILVGYEAQELADANPLNTVYDAKRFIGKRFTPEELSTESGRYQFKILYSKGDAVFSVFSNESLHVSPEYISSLLLLELKKMAEQYLGAAVSKAVISVPAEFDERQRNHTVKAAQLAGLDILRVINEPTAAAMAYGLHKVDVFNVLVVDLGGGTLDVSLLNKQGGMFLTRAMAGNNQLGGQDFNQRLLQFLFKQIYRRYRTLPTQKQDVHHLRQAVEVAKLNLTLYDSVQIRVPLSLTDPRHSSEGGGEDSGGGSTVLFEETVTRDLFEGLNRDLFDKILQPVEDVLSRGHLGRYEVDEIVLVGGSTRIPRIRQVIREFFGKEPNTSVDPDLAVVIGVAIQAGIMGGSWPLQVSALEIPNRHFQKVNFN